The region GTCCCTTGGTACTTCCATTCCGCGTTACTCCACTCCAAATCATCTGCATTTTtgtaagaataaatagattcacCAGTGACAGTCTCATTGGAAAGACTGTTCCAAGTTGAGACAGCACGTACTGAGAAAAAGCTCGTCTTCTCTCTGCGTCTGGAGTGCTCCTGTTGTAGCTTCATTGAGCGGCCTCGTGTCATAGtggcaaggggggggggagtaaaaatGGAATTAGACATGTTgttttggtacattttcttGATAAAGATGACATCTCGCTGTGACACCGGTAAGCCAATGTGGGTATCTTCAGGTGACGCAGACGTTCAGGGTAGGGAAGCTGTTGATGTGGGGCACAAAGCTTAGTTACTCTTCTCTGTACGCTATCTAGGGCTGCCACATCTCCCTTATATTGAGGATTTGTAACGGGGCAGCCAAGCTCTCAATCTGGTCTTACAAGagcattatataattttcttactaTCAGAGGATGGTGCGATGATATGGTTCGTTTAATTAGTCCCAGGGTTCTGTTGGCCTTAGCAACTTATTGCATAGTGTGCTCATGGAACTTAAACTTCCTGTCAACGATCACCCATAAGTCTCGTTCACTCTCAACAGCCTCAACTTGGATATGTGTGCCAGATTTATCCAGCATGAAatatgaaatctgattgttgtGGGGACCCATGTGAAGGACTTTGCATTTTGATGGGTTGAACTACATCATCCAGGTGGAAGCCCATAAGGAGAGACTATTCAAGTCATTTTGCAGGGTTCCATTGGCAATTCCAATTAGTTTGCTGTCATCAGCGTAGAGAGTGATGAGGTTTTGTAGAACATCCTcacaataattatatatatatatatatatatatatatatatatatatatatatatatatatatatatatatatatatatatatatatatatatatatatatatatatatattgccaaAGATGCTTCCCTGGGGTACCCCACTTATAACTGGTGCAGGCTCTAAAAATATGGGGCCTCCACTGTCAGAGTAGACCATGACCTTCTGGATCCGGCCAATCAGAAACGATCTTATCCACTCCACAGTGTCAGCATAGACTCCATATGCATGGAGCTTATGTAAAAGGTATTTGTGGACAACTTTATCGAAGGCCTTGGCTTGGTCGAGTTACAGGACATCAACTGCTTTACCTTCCTCAATTAATTTAGTGACTATATCATAAGAATGGATCAGGTTTGTCTCAATAGACAGACTCCTTCTGAAACCATGTTGAGATTTCGACAgtaagccatttttttcaaggtgGTTAATAATAGCGTCATTGAAAATACTTTCGAGCAGTTTAGAAATGACTGATGTGAGACTAATAGATCGGTAATTTTCAGGGTTATTTTTATCTCCCTTCTtgaaaactgaaactatatTGGCTGATTTCCAATCAGCTGGTACCACCATCATCCTTATGGACATCTTAAAAATATCAGCCAGTGGCatgtttattcatttctttatcTTAATCATCcagtttatttcatttctgttcgtttcgggtttcattttATGCTTCGACAGCAAAATATTTTAGCCTGTTTTAAGCTTGACTGGCATATTAAACTTAGGCTTTATtcgttttcagatttatttattcatttatgctagtacttgttgtatgttttttgttatgattgtatacttaatttccgttcgttttgtgtttcatttattctttaatagtaatttctgggcgttttaagtttgacttactataggtttctatttcttctgatcttaaggtTAATATGACCTTTACTATTCTTTACTTTGACTTAGGACTTCCCATGCCGGTTGGCACATATGTGGCAACAATTCCTCTCCATGATGACCTCTCCAGTGTCTTCAGAAAAAATTCGTCAAGGGTTGTCCTTGAGAACGCTGTGCCTTTTTTTAGGCATTGTCAAAGTGTAACCTTCTGTCGTCCGTGCCGTCGAACTCCTGGAGGTGTCCAACACCAAACATTATGAGGCAGATAATTACTGTCCATTCTAACCATATGTCCCCAATTTCTCCACAGACTACTTATTACTTTATCAATAATGAGTCGCCGTTTAGTCTTCTCTCTAATGAATGAGACGGTAATTTTGCCCTCCAGCTGATTCCGAGAATTCGTTGaagacaattattttcaaaacttttgattCTTTTCTCTAGCTTTTTTTTCAGCACTCAGCTTTCAGAACCATACATTAGTACTGATAGGACTTTACTGTTGAAGAGCCCCAGTTTCAGCTTCAAAGAGAAACTGGCACTTCTCCGAACGTTTCTTAACTTATCAAAGGTGCTTCCTGCACACGCAATACGTGTGGCAACTTCATGCTGGGCTTCCATCGGTGCTAATTAGACTCCCAAGATATCTAAACATCACTAcatcttaaattttctttgctTTAACTATAAGTGGCACTGCAGATAGTTTATTAGCATTATTGCAAATGACTTTCGTCTTTTGGGTGCTTATTGTCAAACCTATTCGTTCACCTTCTTTCGAGAGCTTCATGTTCTAATGAAGCTCTAAGTGTGAAAGGAGCGTTATATCGTCTGCGAGTCAGCACCAAATAAAGTgtgattttaattcaactagATGTCACCCATGAAGATGCAAGTCTGGAGGATAAAATCAATGAGCTTAGGGAACAGTACTAGGGACAGAATGGGCCCCTGTCAAATGCCTGAGTGGACTTTGAACCAGTCAGTCAAGTCCCCATCATGAGTTAAAACAGCAAACATTTTCTCACCATACAGCGTCATTATAATATAACAGTTTTATCAGGGAAGCCATAGTAGCGCAATACTTCCCACAATGAATCTCTATGGACTGAGTTGAAAGCCTTCAAGAAATCGCTGAAAGCCATTATGACTCCAGTCTGCCATTCATTTGACTCTTCAATAAGTATTCTAAGACTAAAGATCAAGTCAGCACATGACCTACGTGGTCAGAAGTCATGCTGTTCATCTCCGAGTATGGCGTTAACGTTTGCTTGGATGCGATTCAAAATGACTTGAATCTTTGCTTCCTGCAGACTGTAGGGCGATGCCTCACCAAATGTTGCATTCAGCAGTTCAACCCTTCTTAAGTAGTTTTACTGTAATCCCTTTCTTCCAATCTGTGGGAATATTCTCAGTGTCCTATATCTGCATTAGTATTTGGTGTAGCGGCTCAGCTGTACCAGCACCGTATTTCAATAGTTGGGGATGTATACCATCAATGCAAGCTGCTTTTCCATTATTTAGTTCACGTAGTACTTTATTTCATGTAAGCTAATTGGCTTTGTATTAATGACTAACTGGAAAAAGggtcaaccatctggggg is a window of Artemia franciscana chromosome 7, ASM3288406v1, whole genome shotgun sequence DNA encoding:
- the LOC136029724 gene encoding uncharacterized protein LOC136029724, whose product is MPLADIFKMSIRMMVVPADWKSANIVSVFKKGDKNNPENYRSISLTSVISKLLESIFNDAIINHLEKNGLLSKSQHGFRRSLSIETNLIHSYDIVTKLIEEGKAVDVL